In Ovis aries strain OAR_USU_Benz2616 breed Rambouillet chromosome 17, ARS-UI_Ramb_v3.0, whole genome shotgun sequence, the following proteins share a genomic window:
- the LOC101109915 gene encoding 2'-5'-oligoadenylate synthase 2 isoform X1 has protein sequence MGSWESHLYEQPSEKLEEFIQNYLRPSEDCQKDIDQSVDTICAVLQEPCQPLTVTGVAKGGSYGRRTVLRGNSDGTLVVFFRDLEQFQDQEKRQYELLGKIWAQMKHCESTLNLAAKMELQNTNRSSRVTVQLSTKQQSITFNVLPAFNPLGLGEKSSPWSYRELKRSLDMVKARPGEFSVCFTELQEKFFSNYPSKLKDLILLVKHWFQKCQEKLISSSLLPPYALELLTIYAWEQGCGAEDFNMAEGVRTVLRLIKKQKQLCVYWTVNYNFGDEIVRNILLSQLQAPRPVILDPTDPTYNVSTDNTCWLLLKQEAQNWLHSLRENESPGPSWNVLPAPLYITPGHLLDKFIKDFLQPNQTFQDQIKKALKIICSFLEENCFRHSTTKIQVIQGGSTVKGTALKTGSDASLVVFADSLKSYTSPKDESCNIIKEIHKQLEACQQQKDFEVKFEISKWKPPWVLSFTLKSKVLHESVDFDVLPAFNALGELKSGSTPSPRTYAELIYLYKPSDVFLGGEFSVCFTKLQRNFVRSLPPKLKDLIRLVKHWYKGCESKLKQKGSLPPKYALELLTIYAWEKGSGAQDFDTAEGFRTVLELVIQYQHLCVFWTVNYSFDDEILRNFLLTQIQRTRPVILDPADPTGDVGGGDRWCWHLLAKEATEWLSSLCFKDKSGCPIQPWKVPRKAI, from the exons ATGGGCAGCTGGGAGTCCCATCTCTATGAACAGCCTTCTGAGAAACTGGAGGAGTTTATCCAGAACTACCTGAGGCCCTCTGAAGACTGTCAGAAAGACATCGACCAGTCAGTGGACACCATCTGTGCAGTCCTGCAGGAACCCTGCCAGCCCCTCACCGTGACAGGGGTGGCCAAA GGCGGCTCCTATGGCCGGAGAACGGTCTTGAGAGGCAACTCCGATGGTACCCTTGTCGTCTTCTTCCGGGACCTTGAGCAATTCCAGGACCAGGAAAAAAGACAATATGAACTCCTTGGCAAAATCTGGGCACAGATGAAGCACTGTGAGTCCACGCTGAATCTGGCAGCCAAGATGGAGCTCCAGAACACCAATAGGAGCTCCAGGGTCACTGTCCAGCTTTCCACAAAACAGCAGAGCATCACTTTCAACGTGCTGCCTGCCTTCAACCCTCTGG GCTTAGGTGAGAAGTCTAGCCCCTGGAGCTATCGAGAGCTCAAAAGATCCTTGGATATGGTGAAAGCCAGGCCCGGTGAGTTCTCAGTCTGCTTCACGGAACTCCAGGAGAAGTTTTTTAGCAACTATCCCAGCAAACTAAAGGATTTGATCCTCTTGGTAAAGCACTGGTTTCAAAAG TGCCAGGAAAAGCTGATCAGTTCCTCCCTGCTGCCTCCATATGCCCTGGAGCTGCTTACGATCTATGCCTGGGAACAGGGGTGTGGAGCGGAGGACTTCAATATGGCTGAAGGTGTCAGGACTGTTCTGAGGCTCATCAAGAAGCAGAAGCAGCTGTGTGTCTATTGGACAGTCAACTACAACTTTGGAGATGAGATTGTCCGCAACATCCTGCTGAGCCAGCTCCAAGCCCCGAG GCCAGTGATCTTGGATCCAACTGACCCAACCTATAATGTGAGCACGGATAACACCTGCTGGCTACTGCTAAAACAAGAAGCTCAAAACTGGTTGCATTCTCTCAGGGAGAACGAGTCACCCGGACCATCTTGGAATGTTCTG CCTGCGCCACTCTACATAACCCCAGGCCATCTGCTAGATAAGTTCATCAAGGACTTTCTCCAGCCCAACCAGACTTTCCAAGACCAGATCAAGAAAGCTCTTAAAATCATCTGTTCATTCCTTGAAGAAAATTGCTTTCGACATTCAACTACAAAGATTCAAGTTATCCAG GGGGGGTCGACTGTGAAAGGCACGGCTCTGAAGACTGGCTCTGATGCCAGCCTCGTAGTGTTCGCAGACTCGCTGAAAAGCTACACCTCCCCGAAAGACGAGAGCTGCAACATCATCAAGGAAATCCATAAGCAGCTGGAAGCCTGTCAGCAGCAGAAGGATTTTGAAGTGAAGTTTGAGATTTCAAAATGGAAGCCTCCCTGGGTGCTGAGCTTCACTCTGAAATCCAAAGTTCTCCATGAAAGTGTTGACTTTGATGTGCTGCCTGCATTTAATGCCCTGG GTGAACTGAAGTCTGGCTCCACACCCAGCCCCAGGACCTATGCTGAACTCATCTATTTGTACAAACCTTCTGATGTTTTCCTGGGGGGAgagttttctgtgtgtttcacGAAGCTACAGCGCAATTTTGTTCGCTCCCTGCCCCCAAAACTGAAGGATTTAATCCGCCTGGTGAAGCACTGGTACAAAGGG TGTGAAAGCAAGTTGAAGCAAAAGGGGTCTCTGCCCCCTAAGTACGCCTTGGAGCTGCTCACCATCTACGCCTGGGAGAAGGGGAGTGGGGCACAGGATTTTGACACGGCTGAAGGTTTCCGGACTGTCCTGGAGTTGGTCATACAATATCAGCATCTCTGTGTCTTCTGGACGGTCAACTACAGTTTTGATGATGAGATTCTGAGGAATTTCCTCCTGACCCAGATCCAGAGAACCAG GCCTGTGATCTTGGACCCAGCCGATCCTACTGGCGACGTGGGTGGAGGGGACCGTTGGTGTTGGCATCTTCTAGCGAAAGAAGCGACTGAATGGTTGTCTTCTCTCTGCTTCAAAGATAAGTCGGGATGTCCCATACAACCGTGGAAAGTGCCCAGGAAAGCCATCTAA
- the LOC101109915 gene encoding 2'-5'-oligoadenylate synthase 2 isoform X2: MKHCESTLNLAAKMELQNTNRSSRVTVQLSTKQQSITFNVLPAFNPLGLGEKSSPWSYRELKRSLDMVKARPGEFSVCFTELQEKFFSNYPSKLKDLILLVKHWFQKCQEKLISSSLLPPYALELLTIYAWEQGCGAEDFNMAEGVRTVLRLIKKQKQLCVYWTVNYNFGDEIVRNILLSQLQAPRPVILDPTDPTYNVSTDNTCWLLLKQEAQNWLHSLRENESPGPSWNVLPAPLYITPGHLLDKFIKDFLQPNQTFQDQIKKALKIICSFLEENCFRHSTTKIQVIQGGSTVKGTALKTGSDASLVVFADSLKSYTSPKDESCNIIKEIHKQLEACQQQKDFEVKFEISKWKPPWVLSFTLKSKVLHESVDFDVLPAFNALGELKSGSTPSPRTYAELIYLYKPSDVFLGGEFSVCFTKLQRNFVRSLPPKLKDLIRLVKHWYKGCESKLKQKGSLPPKYALELLTIYAWEKGSGAQDFDTAEGFRTVLELVIQYQHLCVFWTVNYSFDDEILRNFLLTQIQRTRPVILDPADPTGDVGGGDRWCWHLLAKEATEWLSSLCFKDKSGCPIQPWKVPRKAI; this comes from the exons ATGAAGCACTGTGAGTCCACGCTGAATCTGGCAGCCAAGATGGAGCTCCAGAACACCAATAGGAGCTCCAGGGTCACTGTCCAGCTTTCCACAAAACAGCAGAGCATCACTTTCAACGTGCTGCCTGCCTTCAACCCTCTGG GCTTAGGTGAGAAGTCTAGCCCCTGGAGCTATCGAGAGCTCAAAAGATCCTTGGATATGGTGAAAGCCAGGCCCGGTGAGTTCTCAGTCTGCTTCACGGAACTCCAGGAGAAGTTTTTTAGCAACTATCCCAGCAAACTAAAGGATTTGATCCTCTTGGTAAAGCACTGGTTTCAAAAG TGCCAGGAAAAGCTGATCAGTTCCTCCCTGCTGCCTCCATATGCCCTGGAGCTGCTTACGATCTATGCCTGGGAACAGGGGTGTGGAGCGGAGGACTTCAATATGGCTGAAGGTGTCAGGACTGTTCTGAGGCTCATCAAGAAGCAGAAGCAGCTGTGTGTCTATTGGACAGTCAACTACAACTTTGGAGATGAGATTGTCCGCAACATCCTGCTGAGCCAGCTCCAAGCCCCGAG GCCAGTGATCTTGGATCCAACTGACCCAACCTATAATGTGAGCACGGATAACACCTGCTGGCTACTGCTAAAACAAGAAGCTCAAAACTGGTTGCATTCTCTCAGGGAGAACGAGTCACCCGGACCATCTTGGAATGTTCTG CCTGCGCCACTCTACATAACCCCAGGCCATCTGCTAGATAAGTTCATCAAGGACTTTCTCCAGCCCAACCAGACTTTCCAAGACCAGATCAAGAAAGCTCTTAAAATCATCTGTTCATTCCTTGAAGAAAATTGCTTTCGACATTCAACTACAAAGATTCAAGTTATCCAG GGGGGGTCGACTGTGAAAGGCACGGCTCTGAAGACTGGCTCTGATGCCAGCCTCGTAGTGTTCGCAGACTCGCTGAAAAGCTACACCTCCCCGAAAGACGAGAGCTGCAACATCATCAAGGAAATCCATAAGCAGCTGGAAGCCTGTCAGCAGCAGAAGGATTTTGAAGTGAAGTTTGAGATTTCAAAATGGAAGCCTCCCTGGGTGCTGAGCTTCACTCTGAAATCCAAAGTTCTCCATGAAAGTGTTGACTTTGATGTGCTGCCTGCATTTAATGCCCTGG GTGAACTGAAGTCTGGCTCCACACCCAGCCCCAGGACCTATGCTGAACTCATCTATTTGTACAAACCTTCTGATGTTTTCCTGGGGGGAgagttttctgtgtgtttcacGAAGCTACAGCGCAATTTTGTTCGCTCCCTGCCCCCAAAACTGAAGGATTTAATCCGCCTGGTGAAGCACTGGTACAAAGGG TGTGAAAGCAAGTTGAAGCAAAAGGGGTCTCTGCCCCCTAAGTACGCCTTGGAGCTGCTCACCATCTACGCCTGGGAGAAGGGGAGTGGGGCACAGGATTTTGACACGGCTGAAGGTTTCCGGACTGTCCTGGAGTTGGTCATACAATATCAGCATCTCTGTGTCTTCTGGACGGTCAACTACAGTTTTGATGATGAGATTCTGAGGAATTTCCTCCTGACCCAGATCCAGAGAACCAG GCCTGTGATCTTGGACCCAGCCGATCCTACTGGCGACGTGGGTGGAGGGGACCGTTGGTGTTGGCATCTTCTAGCGAAAGAAGCGACTGAATGGTTGTCTTCTCTCTGCTTCAAAGATAAGTCGGGATGTCCCATACAACCGTGGAAAGTGCCCAGGAAAGCCATCTAA
- the LOC101109915 gene encoding 2'-5'-oligoadenylate synthase 2 isoform X3, which yields MGSWESHLYEQPSEKLEEFIQNYLRPSEDCQKDIDQSVDTICAVLQEPCQPLTVTGVAKGGSYGRRTVLRGNSDGTLVVFFRDLEQFQDQEKRQYELLGKIWAQMKHCESTLNLAAKMELQNTNRSSRVTVQLSTKQQSITFNVLPAFNPLGLGEKSSPWSYRELKRSLDMVKARPGEFSVCFTELQEKFFSNYPSKLKDLILLVKHWFQKCQEKLISSSLLPPYALELLTIYAWEQGCGAEDFNMAEGVRTVLRLIKKQKQLCVYWTVNYNFGDEIVRNILLSQLQAPRPVILDPTDPTYNVSTDNTCWLLLKQEAQNWLHSLRENESPGPSWNVLPAPLYITPGHLLDKFIKDFLQPNQTFQDQIKKALKIICSFLEENCFRHSTTKIQVIQGGSTVKGTALKTGSDASLVVFADSLKSYTSPKDESCNIIKEIHKQLEACQQQKDFEVKFEISKWKPPWVLSFTLKSKVLHESVDFDVLPAFNALV from the exons ATGGGCAGCTGGGAGTCCCATCTCTATGAACAGCCTTCTGAGAAACTGGAGGAGTTTATCCAGAACTACCTGAGGCCCTCTGAAGACTGTCAGAAAGACATCGACCAGTCAGTGGACACCATCTGTGCAGTCCTGCAGGAACCCTGCCAGCCCCTCACCGTGACAGGGGTGGCCAAA GGCGGCTCCTATGGCCGGAGAACGGTCTTGAGAGGCAACTCCGATGGTACCCTTGTCGTCTTCTTCCGGGACCTTGAGCAATTCCAGGACCAGGAAAAAAGACAATATGAACTCCTTGGCAAAATCTGGGCACAGATGAAGCACTGTGAGTCCACGCTGAATCTGGCAGCCAAGATGGAGCTCCAGAACACCAATAGGAGCTCCAGGGTCACTGTCCAGCTTTCCACAAAACAGCAGAGCATCACTTTCAACGTGCTGCCTGCCTTCAACCCTCTGG GCTTAGGTGAGAAGTCTAGCCCCTGGAGCTATCGAGAGCTCAAAAGATCCTTGGATATGGTGAAAGCCAGGCCCGGTGAGTTCTCAGTCTGCTTCACGGAACTCCAGGAGAAGTTTTTTAGCAACTATCCCAGCAAACTAAAGGATTTGATCCTCTTGGTAAAGCACTGGTTTCAAAAG TGCCAGGAAAAGCTGATCAGTTCCTCCCTGCTGCCTCCATATGCCCTGGAGCTGCTTACGATCTATGCCTGGGAACAGGGGTGTGGAGCGGAGGACTTCAATATGGCTGAAGGTGTCAGGACTGTTCTGAGGCTCATCAAGAAGCAGAAGCAGCTGTGTGTCTATTGGACAGTCAACTACAACTTTGGAGATGAGATTGTCCGCAACATCCTGCTGAGCCAGCTCCAAGCCCCGAG GCCAGTGATCTTGGATCCAACTGACCCAACCTATAATGTGAGCACGGATAACACCTGCTGGCTACTGCTAAAACAAGAAGCTCAAAACTGGTTGCATTCTCTCAGGGAGAACGAGTCACCCGGACCATCTTGGAATGTTCTG CCTGCGCCACTCTACATAACCCCAGGCCATCTGCTAGATAAGTTCATCAAGGACTTTCTCCAGCCCAACCAGACTTTCCAAGACCAGATCAAGAAAGCTCTTAAAATCATCTGTTCATTCCTTGAAGAAAATTGCTTTCGACATTCAACTACAAAGATTCAAGTTATCCAG GGGGGGTCGACTGTGAAAGGCACGGCTCTGAAGACTGGCTCTGATGCCAGCCTCGTAGTGTTCGCAGACTCGCTGAAAAGCTACACCTCCCCGAAAGACGAGAGCTGCAACATCATCAAGGAAATCCATAAGCAGCTGGAAGCCTGTCAGCAGCAGAAGGATTTTGAAGTGAAGTTTGAGATTTCAAAATGGAAGCCTCCCTGGGTGCTGAGCTTCACTCTGAAATCCAAAGTTCTCCATGAAAGTGTTGACTTTGATGTGCTGCCTGCATTTAATGCCCTGG TGTGA